A genomic segment from Saprospiraceae bacterium encodes:
- a CDS encoding outer membrane beta-barrel family protein, with protein sequence MKRNKPTRLFAKGRKIMFVLQLISISFTAIAQQGEVKGKVVDAQSGSPLSYATIQVFNASDGKLLTGGITSEDGTFILESPFGDLKGSIDFIGFQSYDLGTFSLTKTKAKLDFGVIKLLSAASTLDEVVVQAEKSTMELSLDKRVFNVGKDLGNAGGSAVEILNNIPSVTVDGEGNVKLRGASNVRILVDGKPSGLVSFKGGSGLQQLQASMVEKVEVITNPSARYEAEGMAGIINIVLKKDRKRGFNGSFETTLGNPTNLGGAANVNYRHNKINFFINYGINYRIIPSINSTHQELFVNDTTYVSDQSYDGEHIGFFNNIRGGLDYFFDEKNILTASYLYSASRGNRLTDLRYDDYLFNTLESYTKRTQDEHEIEPISEYVVSYKKLFEKKGHELNAEVRYLDHWEDSDQVFTQQSFFPNGSADPNGKLLQTSVNDETEKQLLLQLDYVQPFAKEGKIETGVRSSFRDMTNDYVVKQENDNGEMVVLDGLDNNFIYQENINAIYGIVGNKSGKFSYQVGLRAEWTDIETVLEETAETNPRKYANVFPSAHFTYDFSTSNALQLSYSRRVQRPVYNDLSPFVTFSDNRNYFSGNPDLNPEFSDVFEIGHIKYFEKGSIASSLYYRLTDDYIDRIRTVDDFGFSNTRPENLFSEKAYGLELSSSYTLVKWWKLDLNFNFFHSEVDGSNIDKTFTSETYSWFARKTSRFNLSKSSYMQLRANYEAPFKTAQGKRKELYFFDLAYNREIFKGKGTLTLNVADVLNSRKIRTVTNGVNFIADKIVQRTRRQINLTLSYRLKKA encoded by the coding sequence ATGAAACGAAATAAACCAACCCGACTTTTTGCCAAAGGCAGAAAGATAATGTTTGTATTACAATTGATCAGTATCTCCTTTACTGCCATTGCCCAACAAGGTGAAGTCAAAGGTAAGGTTGTAGATGCACAGTCTGGCTCACCGCTCAGTTACGCCACCATTCAGGTATTTAATGCTTCAGATGGAAAATTACTAACCGGAGGAATCACCAGTGAAGATGGCACTTTTATCCTCGAAAGCCCATTCGGTGATTTGAAGGGAAGCATTGATTTTATCGGCTTTCAATCCTATGATTTAGGCACTTTTTCTTTGACTAAAACCAAGGCTAAACTTGATTTTGGCGTCATAAAACTCCTTTCTGCTGCCAGTACGCTAGACGAAGTGGTGGTGCAGGCCGAAAAAAGCACCATGGAGCTATCATTGGATAAAAGGGTCTTTAATGTGGGTAAAGATTTGGGAAATGCAGGCGGTTCGGCCGTTGAAATCCTGAATAATATTCCCTCTGTTACCGTTGATGGAGAGGGGAATGTAAAACTTAGGGGAGCTAGCAATGTACGTATCCTCGTGGATGGAAAACCTTCCGGCTTGGTCAGTTTTAAAGGAGGGAGCGGTTTGCAGCAATTGCAAGCCAGTATGGTCGAAAAAGTAGAGGTGATCACCAATCCCTCGGCTCGATACGAGGCCGAAGGCATGGCCGGAATTATCAATATCGTATTAAAAAAAGACCGGAAAAGAGGTTTCAATGGCTCCTTTGAAACGACCCTGGGCAATCCAACTAATTTGGGTGGCGCTGCCAATGTAAATTATCGTCACAATAAGATAAATTTCTTCATAAATTATGGGATAAACTATCGGATTATTCCTAGTATTAACAGCACTCACCAGGAACTTTTTGTAAATGATACAACCTACGTTTCCGACCAATCCTACGATGGCGAACACATTGGCTTTTTTAATAATATCAGAGGGGGCTTAGACTATTTTTTTGATGAGAAAAACATCCTGACCGCCTCCTATCTTTACAGCGCCAGCCGTGGCAACCGATTGACAGATCTTCGTTATGACGATTACCTTTTTAATACCCTTGAAAGTTACACCAAGCGTACCCAGGATGAACATGAAATCGAACCTATTTCTGAGTATGTAGTGAGTTATAAGAAGCTTTTTGAAAAAAAAGGACATGAGTTAAATGCCGAAGTGCGCTACCTGGATCATTGGGAAGACTCAGACCAGGTTTTTACCCAACAATCTTTTTTCCCAAATGGCAGCGCCGATCCAAATGGTAAATTATTGCAAACCTCCGTCAATGATGAGACCGAAAAACAATTATTGCTGCAATTAGATTATGTCCAACCCTTTGCTAAAGAGGGAAAAATTGAGACGGGGGTTCGGAGCAGCTTCCGAGACATGACCAATGATTATGTGGTTAAGCAGGAGAATGACAATGGCGAAATGGTGGTTTTAGATGGCCTGGACAACAATTTTATCTATCAGGAAAATATCAATGCTATTTATGGAATTGTTGGCAACAAAAGCGGCAAATTTTCTTATCAAGTTGGATTGCGCGCGGAGTGGACCGATATTGAGACCGTTCTGGAGGAAACGGCGGAGACAAACCCCCGCAAATACGCCAATGTCTTTCCCAGCGCCCACTTCACATATGACTTCTCGACTAGCAATGCCCTCCAATTGAGTTATAGCCGGAGGGTGCAGCGGCCGGTTTACAATGACCTGAGCCCTTTTGTTACTTTTTCGGATAACCGGAATTATTTTAGTGGTAACCCCGATTTGAATCCTGAATTCAGCGATGTATTTGAAATAGGGCACATCAAATATTTTGAAAAGGGATCCATTGCCTCCAGCTTGTATTATCGCTTAACGGATGACTATATAGATCGCATTCGAACAGTGGATGATTTTGGATTTTCTAATACACGTCCAGAAAACCTCTTTTCGGAAAAAGCCTACGGCCTTGAATTATCTTCTTCTTATACCCTTGTTAAATGGTGGAAACTGGACCTTAATTTCAACTTTTTCCACTCGGAAGTAGACGGGAGTAATATCGACAAGACCTTTACCAGTGAAACCTATAGTTGGTTTGCGAGAAAGACCTCTCGATTTAACCTCTCAAAAAGCAGTTACATGCAACTGCGTGCTAACTACGAAGCTCCCTTCAAAACGGCCCAAGGAAAACGCAAGGAATTGTACTTTTTTGACCTGGCCTACAACCGGGAAATATTTAAAGGCAAAGGAACACTCACCCTGAATGTGGCAGATGTATTAAACAGTCGAAAAATTAGAACGGTTACCAATGGGGTAAATTTTATAGCGGATAAAATTGTTCAGCGCACCCGGCGACAAATTAATTTGACGCTGAGTTATCGCCTGAAAAAGGCTTAG
- a CDS encoding site-specific integrase — MKISITIHPRYPHRLQLQLPKKAAYWVEQLQGIKHVHHHNEGHYSMMYFLNTIPYLKQLFGEVLSIEFDQTRYPPIVFEKEVTKPKVKKEVALPKYARAVDALEQWIRLKQYSYATLKSYKLCFIKFLWHFNDKDPQEISKSEICDYIHQLIKEKNISESAQNQMINAIKCYYENVLKRPRELYDITRPKKQQSLPQVLSAEEVRKILEAVPNLKHRTILMAVYSGGLRLGEVLRLRVADVMESQQKIFIKGGKNKKDRYTLLSKQFITILKQYIKTYDPKYWLFEGQTGGQYSASSVQSIFRTAAAKANVGEFATLHTLRHSFATHLLEAGVDIRYIQELLGHSHIDTTVIYTHVAQNRLSSIISPLDQISVKPVYPQ, encoded by the coding sequence ATGAAAATTTCCATTACAATCCACCCTAGATACCCTCATCGTCTACAGCTACAGCTACCAAAGAAGGCAGCTTATTGGGTAGAACAATTACAAGGTATAAAGCATGTGCATCACCATAATGAGGGGCATTATTCGATGATGTATTTTCTCAATACGATTCCTTATCTGAAGCAGTTGTTTGGAGAGGTATTAAGTATCGAATTTGATCAGACTCGCTATCCACCTATCGTCTTTGAGAAAGAAGTGACTAAACCCAAAGTGAAAAAGGAGGTGGCATTGCCAAAGTATGCCAGGGCCGTGGATGCATTGGAGCAGTGGATTCGGCTAAAGCAATATAGCTATGCGACCTTGAAATCGTATAAGCTGTGTTTCATTAAATTCCTGTGGCATTTTAATGACAAAGACCCGCAGGAGATCAGCAAGTCAGAAATCTGTGATTATATTCATCAATTGATAAAGGAGAAAAACATATCAGAATCTGCGCAAAATCAGATGATTAATGCCATCAAATGTTATTATGAAAATGTGCTAAAACGGCCACGGGAGTTGTACGATATCACCCGGCCAAAGAAGCAGCAAAGTTTGCCCCAGGTATTATCGGCAGAAGAGGTTAGAAAAATATTGGAAGCAGTACCCAATCTAAAACACCGGACGATATTAATGGCGGTGTATTCGGGCGGATTACGACTGGGAGAAGTATTGCGATTGCGGGTAGCGGATGTAATGGAAAGCCAGCAAAAGATATTTATAAAAGGAGGTAAAAATAAAAAAGATCGCTACACCTTGTTGTCTAAACAATTTATCACTATTTTGAAGCAGTATATTAAAACTTACGATCCAAAGTACTGGCTATTTGAGGGGCAGACGGGTGGTCAATACAGTGCGAGTAGTGTGCAGAGCATATTTCGGACAGCTGCTGCGAAGGCGAATGTTGGTGAATTTGCAACGCTTCACACCCTTCGACATTCATTTGCGACGCACTTGTTAGAGGCAGGGGTTGATATCAGATACATTCAAGAATTGCTGGGGCATAGTCATATAGATACGACGGTGATTTATACGCATGTAGCTCAGAATAGGTTGAGTTCGATTATAAGTCCGTTGGATCAAATAAGTGTAAAACCGGTATACCCACAATAG
- a CDS encoding DUF4291 domain-containing protein, with the protein MNLKTIKYKDYEKNLPQEGNHILCQQSLETIIVYQAFNPQIAEYAVKHQEFGGSNYSYGRMSWIKPNFLWMMYRCGWAKKENQKRVLAIEIQKKDFEKILKEAVHSSYQAKIYDTREDWQEALKNSEVRIQWDPDHDPKGEKLKRRAIQLGMRGEILDKFGKEWIVKIEDITEFVKNEGKKVELNELDELDVMNEEKYELESAELRKKLLID; encoded by the coding sequence ATGAACCTTAAAACGATTAAATACAAAGATTACGAGAAAAACCTACCACAAGAAGGAAATCATATATTGTGTCAACAAAGTCTAGAAACAATAATTGTATATCAAGCATTTAACCCACAAATAGCCGAATATGCAGTAAAACATCAAGAATTTGGAGGATCAAATTATAGTTATGGGAGAATGAGTTGGATAAAGCCAAATTTTTTATGGATGATGTATAGATGTGGCTGGGCAAAAAAGGAAAATCAGAAGAGAGTGTTAGCCATAGAAATTCAAAAGAAAGATTTTGAGAAGATATTGAAAGAAGCAGTTCATTCATCCTATCAAGCCAAAATATATGATACACGAGAAGATTGGCAAGAAGCATTAAAGAATTCCGAAGTTAGAATACAATGGGATCCAGATCATGATCCGAAGGGAGAAAAATTAAAAAGAAGGGCAATCCAGTTAGGGATGAGAGGAGAAATATTGGATAAATTCGGAAAAGAGTGGATAGTTAAAATAGAAGATATTACAGAATTTGTTAAAAATGAGGGAAAAAAAGTTGAATTAAATGAATTGGATGAGTTAGATGTGATGAATGAAGAAAAGTATGAATTGGAATCAGCAGAATTGCGGAAGAAATTGTTAATAGATTGA